In Chitinophagales bacterium, one DNA window encodes the following:
- a CDS encoding dihydrofolate reductase — protein sequence MIISLIVAAAENNVIGMEGKLPWHLPADMKYFKQTTAGHVVIMGRGTYESLGKPLPGRTNIVITRQENFVAPGCTVVGNLKAALDHAAEKGEPEAFIIGGGDIFMQSVLWADRIYLTRIFHAFEGDTFFPALNEDDWKMVNEQRHQADEKNRHAFAFQVFERQQ from the coding sequence ATGATCATCTCGCTGATTGTGGCGGCTGCCGAAAACAATGTGATCGGCATGGAAGGAAAGTTGCCCTGGCACCTTCCGGCAGACATGAAATATTTTAAGCAAACCACCGCCGGTCATGTGGTAATCATGGGTCGTGGTACGTATGAATCCTTAGGCAAACCGTTACCGGGAAGAACCAATATTGTAATTACGCGGCAGGAAAATTTTGTTGCGCCCGGTTGTACGGTTGTCGGCAATTTAAAAGCAGCGCTGGATCATGCGGCAGAAAAAGGAGAACCGGAAGCTTTCATTATCGGCGGTGGCGATATTTTTATGCAATCAGTGCTGTGGGCTGACCGTATTTACCTCACACGTATTTTTCATGCCTTTGAAGGCGATACATTTTTTCCAGCACTGAATGAAGATGACTGGAAGATGGTGAATGAACAACGCCATCAGGCTGATGAAAAGAACAGGCATGCGTTTGCATTTCAGGTTTTTGAGAGGCAGCAATGA
- the rmuC gene encoding DNA recombination protein RmuC, with product MEILIITLAVSVGCLLGYLAARFTTAHQLASMALQKNIAENRNAEQVQYRQQLESTIREKEKAIHLLIADLSRSDSAVEHLTQKIAMQQSEAEAAQQRLTVAFRNLANEILEEKSARFTEQNKSNLHDLLLPLGEKIRNFEKKVEETYDRELREKVSLKTEIRGLFELNRQLSEEAGNLAKALKGDQKLQGNWGELILERILEQSGLGKGRDYTLQHATKNADGRAIQPDAVIFLPDGRHLIIDAKVSLTAYEQAMHATDETARSHYVRQHVLSVKNHIRLLSEKNYHTADGLQVPDFVFLFLWSEAAFSAAVQADAAIFQYAWERNIAIVSPTTVWANLKTVAGMWKQTYQNRNAEEIARQGAALYEKLVGFVEDMLMTGQKLEEARKYHDDAVHKLHSGSGNLIRRAEKMKTLGLKPAKNLPAQMIQSADA from the coding sequence ATGGAAATACTGATCATCACACTCGCTGTTTCAGTTGGATGCCTCCTGGGCTACCTCGCAGCCAGGTTTACTACTGCCCATCAACTGGCTTCTATGGCACTGCAAAAAAATATCGCCGAAAACAGAAATGCGGAACAGGTACAATACCGTCAGCAATTGGAATCGACCATACGCGAAAAGGAGAAAGCCATTCATTTGCTGATTGCCGACCTTTCCAGGTCAGATTCAGCAGTAGAGCATCTCACCCAAAAGATCGCCATGCAACAGTCGGAAGCTGAAGCAGCACAACAAAGACTGACGGTTGCTTTCCGCAACCTGGCGAATGAAATTTTGGAAGAAAAATCTGCGAGATTCACCGAACAGAATAAAAGCAATCTGCACGATCTGCTTTTACCGCTCGGTGAGAAAATCAGGAATTTTGAGAAGAAGGTGGAAGAGACCTATGACCGGGAGTTGCGGGAGAAGGTCAGCCTGAAAACAGAGATCAGGGGATTGTTTGAATTGAACAGGCAGTTGTCGGAGGAAGCCGGTAACCTGGCCAAAGCCCTCAAAGGTGATCAGAAGTTGCAAGGCAACTGGGGCGAACTGATTTTGGAAAGAATTCTCGAACAGTCAGGCCTCGGCAAAGGCCGTGATTATACATTGCAGCATGCAACGAAAAATGCTGATGGACGTGCCATTCAACCGGACGCTGTGATATTTCTTCCCGACGGCAGACACCTGATTATTGATGCAAAGGTTTCTTTAACTGCATATGAACAGGCCATGCATGCGACTGACGAAACAGCCCGGTCGCATTATGTCAGGCAGCACGTGCTGTCGGTTAAAAATCATATCCGGCTTTTAAGTGAGAAGAATTACCATACTGCTGACGGGTTGCAGGTGCCTGATTTTGTGTTCCTGTTCCTTTGGAGTGAAGCCGCCTTCAGCGCTGCCGTGCAGGCTGATGCAGCTATCTTTCAGTATGCATGGGAACGCAATATTGCCATCGTAAGCCCGACAACGGTTTGGGCCAATCTGAAAACCGTTGCAGGCATGTGGAAACAAACATATCAAAACAGGAATGCCGAAGAAATCGCACGGCAGGGCGCTGCACTCTATGAAAAACTCGTTGGATTTGTGGAAGACATGCTGATGACAGGACAAAAACTGGAAGAGGCCAGGAAATATCATGATGATGCCGTGCATAAATTGCATTCCGGTTCGGGCAACCTGATTCGCAGGGCTGAAAAAATGAAAACATTAGGCCTGAAGCCGGCAAAAAATTTACCGGCTCAGATGATTCAGTCGGCCGACGCTTAA
- a CDS encoding proline dehydrogenase family protein, with translation MPPTTALSFENTEIAFSYKSDKELKKSYWLFSLMNQNWLVKIGTRATPLAFKMHLPIHGLVKSTIFEHFCGGETLSECSAVTGKLSAFHVETILDYGVESKETDEEFDIAVGEFLKAIAYARENSHIPFISIKITGIAAFGLLEKLHAGAGLSDAETLAWNRVKGRIHKICKAAHDAGIGVMMDAEETWIQQPVDDLAMEMMSFYNKEKAIVYNTLQMYRVDRLQFLRDSLEKAKAGNFVYALKLVRGAYMGRERRRAAEMNYLSPIQPDKAASDRDFDAAVRYCLDHVDFVSCCVASHNENSALQAAVYASEKGITPSHPHLHFSQLYGMSDNITFNLAHAGYNVTKYVPYGPVKDVVPYLMRRAQENTSVAGATSRELLLLRKEMKRRKI, from the coding sequence ATGCCTCCAACAACTGCACTTTCATTCGAAAACACGGAAATCGCGTTTTCCTACAAATCAGACAAAGAGCTGAAAAAATCATACTGGCTTTTTTCACTCATGAATCAAAACTGGCTGGTAAAAATCGGTACGCGTGCCACACCACTGGCTTTCAAAATGCACCTGCCGATTCATGGTTTGGTGAAATCCACCATCTTCGAACATTTCTGCGGCGGAGAAACACTGTCCGAATGTTCTGCCGTCACCGGCAAGCTATCCGCTTTTCATGTTGAAACCATTCTTGACTATGGAGTAGAATCAAAGGAAACCGATGAAGAGTTTGATATTGCCGTTGGCGAGTTTCTCAAAGCCATTGCTTATGCCAGAGAGAACAGTCATATTCCTTTCATCAGTATTAAAATTACCGGCATTGCCGCATTTGGTTTGCTGGAAAAACTGCATGCAGGTGCCGGCCTTTCAGATGCTGAAACGCTTGCCTGGAACCGGGTAAAGGGCCGGATACATAAAATCTGCAAGGCAGCGCATGATGCCGGAATTGGTGTGATGATGGATGCTGAAGAAACCTGGATTCAGCAACCGGTGGATGACCTGGCCATGGAGATGATGTCGTTTTACAATAAAGAAAAAGCCATTGTCTATAACACATTGCAGATGTACCGGGTTGACCGGTTGCAGTTTCTCAGAGATTCGCTGGAAAAGGCGAAGGCCGGTAATTTTGTTTATGCACTGAAGCTGGTACGTGGCGCTTACATGGGAAGAGAACGCAGGAGAGCTGCTGAAATGAATTACCTTTCACCCATTCAGCCTGATAAGGCGGCCAGTGACCGTGACTTTGATGCAGCGGTGCGCTATTGCCTAGATCATGTGGATTTTGTCAGTTGCTGCGTTGCCTCACACAATGAAAATAGTGCTTTGCAGGCAGCGGTCTATGCTTCCGAAAAAGGTATTACCCCCTCACATCCGCATCTTCATTTCTCCCAGTTATATGGCATGAGCGATAACATCACTTTCAACCTCGCCCATGCCGGTTATAATGTGACCAAATATGTTCCGTATGGCCCGGTAAAAGATGTGGTACCGTATCTCATGCGCAGGGCACAGGAAAATACATCTGTGGCCGGAGCTACAAGCAGGGAGTTGCTGCTGCTGCGCAAAGAGATGAAGCGCAGAAAAATCTGA
- a CDS encoding thymidylate synthase, giving the protein MKQYHDLLQHILDAGVRKEDRTGTGTISVFGYQMRFDLSEGFPLLTTKKLHTKSIIHELLWFLQGSTNIAYLKENGVSIWNEWADEDGELGPVYGKQWRSWLTPDGQTVDQISNVIEQIKKNPNSRRLMVSAWNVADVDKMALPPCHTMFQFYVAPADVSSGETRGKLSCQLYQRSADVFLGVPFNIASYALLTMMIAQVCDLEAGDFVHTLGDTHLYLNHLEQTQLQLTRDFRTLPQMKINPSVKNIFDFKFEDFELLNYHPHPSIKAPIAV; this is encoded by the coding sequence ATGAAACAATACCATGACCTCCTCCAGCATATCTTAGATGCTGGTGTGCGTAAAGAAGACCGTACCGGCACCGGCACCATCAGTGTTTTCGGATACCAGATGAGGTTTGATTTATCAGAAGGCTTTCCGTTGCTCACGACAAAAAAGCTGCACACCAAATCCATCATTCATGAGTTACTCTGGTTTTTACAGGGTTCTACAAACATTGCGTACCTGAAGGAAAACGGCGTGAGCATCTGGAATGAATGGGCCGATGAAGACGGGGAACTGGGGCCGGTGTATGGTAAGCAGTGGCGTTCATGGCTTACACCTGACGGACAAACAGTGGATCAGATCAGCAATGTGATTGAACAGATCAAAAAGAATCCGAACTCAAGGCGACTCATGGTAAGTGCCTGGAATGTGGCGGATGTAGATAAGATGGCACTACCTCCCTGTCATACGATGTTTCAGTTTTACGTAGCGCCGGCCGATGTATCATCGGGTGAGACAAGAGGAAAATTATCCTGTCAGCTTTATCAGCGCAGTGCAGATGTCTTTCTGGGAGTGCCATTCAATATTGCATCATATGCCTTGCTCACCATGATGATCGCACAGGTTTGCGATCTTGAAGCCGGTGACTTTGTGCATACGCTGGGTGACACGCATCTTTACCTTAATCACCTCGAGCAGACACAGTTGCAACTCACGCGCGATTTCCGCACGCTGCCACAGATGAAAATCAATCCTTCAGTAAAAAATATTTTTGATTTTAAGTTCGAAGATTTTGAACTCTTAAACTACCATCCGCATCCTTCCATCAAAGCACCCATCGCCGTATGA
- a CDS encoding DUF1761 domain-containing protein, translating into MKNAVLHLNWPMVLAATVAYFAIGAVWYTVLFGKYWARAHKMDMNDRSGMARYMIIGFALTFLIVTCTGLLLNSIRCKEQMDCFMRSYVLISGFVVGFVGIALNYGKKPLGVWFVDIGYHLVGIFVAAMILAKWGMTSGSM; encoded by the coding sequence ATGAAAAACGCAGTACTTCATTTGAACTGGCCCATGGTGTTGGCCGCTACTGTAGCGTACTTTGCAATCGGTGCTGTTTGGTATACCGTGCTCTTCGGTAAATACTGGGCGCGTGCGCATAAAATGGATATGAATGACCGGAGCGGAATGGCCAGGTACATGATTATCGGCTTTGCCCTCACCTTCCTGATTGTTACCTGCACGGGTTTGCTGCTGAACTCCATTCGCTGCAAAGAACAGATGGATTGCTTTATGAGGAGTTATGTGCTGATCAGCGGATTTGTGGTGGGATTTGTTGGTATTGCATTGAATTATGGCAAGAAACCCCTTGGTGTCTGGTTTGTAGATATCGGTTACCACCTGGTAGGAATTTTTGTTGCTGCCATGATTCTTGCCAAGTGGGGAATGACTTCCGGCAGCATGTGA